Proteins encoded by one window of Lactobacillus sp. ESL0684:
- a CDS encoding serine hydrolase domain-containing protein translates to MSNYSATQTLIESMVSERIVPGVNYAFIENEQSFTSTIGFASIYPTVTQLSPFAKYDLASLTKVLATENILLKLYDQGKINFSEPLHDFIPEFSDKRVRLYHLLTHTSGIAGWIPNRDQLTHDDLLDSIIHLPVTSEFEHKMRYSDTNFILLGMVITKIYGQSIQDVAMKEIFAPMGLKHTTFSPIKKDCVPTTSNDQILQGIAHDPKARQLGKDCGSAGLFANLPDLITISNGYLGIDRNILPFGQNTVSQLFENKNPIGLKARSWGWDLRFDPQDHYPLILHTGYTGTLMLLDRVKKTGLIILTNRVHPTGHNQIFLTIREKIIQSFLKENDQ, encoded by the coding sequence ATGAGTAATTATTCAGCTACACAAACCTTAATTGAATCAATGGTTTCAGAGCGAATTGTCCCTGGAGTAAATTATGCTTTTATTGAAAATGAACAAAGCTTTACTTCTACAATTGGCTTTGCCAGTATTTATCCAACCGTAACACAACTCAGTCCTTTTGCTAAATACGATCTTGCTAGTTTAACTAAAGTACTAGCAACTGAAAATATTTTATTAAAATTATACGATCAAGGCAAAATTAACTTTTCAGAGCCGCTACATGATTTTATTCCTGAATTTAGTGATAAGCGAGTACGTCTATATCACTTATTAACTCACACCAGTGGTATCGCCGGTTGGATTCCTAATCGCGATCAACTTACTCATGATGACTTACTCGATTCAATTATTCACTTACCAGTAACTAGTGAATTTGAGCATAAAATGCGTTATTCGGATACTAACTTTATCTTACTTGGAATGGTTATTACCAAAATCTACGGTCAATCAATCCAAGATGTCGCAATGAAAGAGATATTTGCACCAATGGGTTTGAAACATACTACTTTTTCACCCATTAAAAAAGATTGTGTCCCAACTACTAGCAACGATCAAATATTGCAAGGAATTGCTCACGATCCTAAGGCACGTCAATTAGGAAAGGACTGTGGATCTGCCGGACTTTTTGCTAATCTTCCAGACCTAATCACTATCAGTAACGGCTATCTGGGAATTGACCGCAATATTCTGCCTTTTGGACAAAATACAGTCAGCCAGTTATTTGAAAATAAAAATCCAATTGGACTAAAAGCTCGATCTTGGGGCTGGGACTTACGCTTTGATCCGCAAGACCATTATCCACTCATTTTGCATACAGGCTACACTGGCACCTTAATGCTGCTCGATCGAGTTAAAAAAACAGGCTTGATAATCCTAACTAACCGTGTTCATCCAACTGGTCATAATCAGATCTTTTTAACTATTCGAGAAAAAATCATCCAAAGTTTTTTAAAAGAAAACGACCAATAA
- a CDS encoding glucose-6-phosphate isomerase yields the protein MSLINFDNTKLTPFIHENELGEMQALVDAADKELRTGTGAGSDFLGWVDLPVNYDREEFARIKQAAKQIQSDSEVLICIGIGGSYLGAQAAIEFLNSAFYGKSKENYPTIVFCGNSLSGSYLHDLMAWLGDKDFSINIISKSGTTTEPAVAFRIFKEKLIKKYGKEAAKKRIYATTDRAKGALKTEADAEGYAEFVVPDDIGGRYSVLSAVGLLPIAASGADIDQLMQGAADARSDYSDTDLSKSTPYQYAALRNILYRKGYTTEIVENYEPTLRMFAEWCKQLMGESEGKDNKGIWPASANFTTDLHSLGQYIQEGLRNLFETVIRVENPSNDVEIPDDENNLDQLNFLSGKSLNYVNDRAYEGVVLAHTDGGVPVMTVNIPDQTEHTLGYLIYFFELAIAISGYLNGINPFNQPGVEEYKRNMFGLLNKPGYEELHDNLTARFEQE from the coding sequence ATGAGTTTAATTAATTTTGACAATACTAAACTAACACCATTTATTCATGAAAATGAGCTTGGTGAGATGCAAGCATTAGTTGATGCAGCAGATAAAGAGTTAAGAACTGGAACTGGAGCCGGTAGCGATTTTTTAGGTTGGGTTGACTTGCCAGTTAATTATGACCGAGAGGAATTTGCGAGAATCAAGCAAGCTGCTAAACAGATTCAAAGTGATTCAGAAGTATTAATTTGTATTGGCATCGGTGGCTCATATCTTGGCGCCCAAGCTGCAATTGAATTTTTAAATAGTGCTTTTTATGGTAAGTCTAAAGAAAATTATCCGACAATCGTTTTTTGTGGTAATTCACTTTCAGGTTCATATCTGCACGATTTAATGGCATGGCTAGGCGATAAAGACTTCAGTATTAATATTATTTCTAAATCAGGAACTACTACTGAACCTGCAGTTGCTTTTAGAATTTTTAAAGAAAAGCTAATTAAAAAGTATGGCAAGGAAGCTGCCAAAAAGCGAATTTATGCAACAACTGACCGTGCTAAAGGTGCACTTAAGACTGAAGCTGATGCAGAAGGCTATGCTGAATTTGTTGTACCTGATGATATTGGTGGGCGTTATAGTGTGTTGTCTGCTGTTGGTTTATTGCCAATTGCAGCTTCTGGTGCAGATATTGATCAATTAATGCAGGGTGCTGCTGATGCACGTAGTGATTATAGTGATACTGATTTAAGTAAATCAACGCCATATCAATATGCAGCTTTGCGTAATATTCTTTATCGTAAAGGTTACACGACTGAAATTGTTGAAAATTATGAACCAACTTTGAGAATGTTTGCTGAATGGTGCAAACAGTTAATGGGTGAGTCTGAAGGTAAGGATAATAAAGGTATTTGGCCAGCAAGTGCCAACTTTACTACAGATTTGCATTCATTAGGGCAATATATTCAAGAAGGCCTGCGTAACTTATTTGAGACAGTGATTAGAGTAGAAAATCCATCTAATGATGTTGAAATTCCAGATGATGAAAATAATTTGGATCAGTTGAATTTCTTGTCAGGGAAGAGTTTAAATTACGTTAACGATCGTGCATATGAAGGTGTGGTTTTGGCGCATACAGATGGCGGGGTTCCCGTAATGACAGTTAACATTCCTGATCAAACTGAACATACTTTGGGGTATCTCATTTACTTCTTTGAGCTGGCAATTGCGATTTCAGGATATCTTAACGGCATTAACCCATTTAACCAGCCAGGAGTTGAAGAATACAAGCGCAATATGTTTGGCTTATTGAATAAACCTGGTTATGAAGAATTACATGACAATTTAACTGCACGTTTTGAGCAGGAATAA
- a CDS encoding VanZ family protein has product MIFLGPLYNLLAQNFATKLNHFALVKLTMLAIDKTLFYFLLFALLRLVWLLAVRRRRTIKSEAGVWLFSFYLILLLMVTTFRNTYFPWQLSFDFSRPLNEINLTFLKETWKLFYASSQLDFFYNSLGNILCFIPFGFLAPFVFSKKQSFWRVILAGIILSVFIEGMQFLLQTGVSDIDDVFFNSCGAIIGYLFYWLVNRFRSN; this is encoded by the coding sequence ATGATTTTTTTAGGACCACTTTATAATTTACTTGCTCAAAATTTTGCTACTAAACTTAACCATTTTGCCTTAGTCAAATTGACGATGCTAGCGATTGATAAGACTCTATTTTACTTTTTATTGTTTGCTTTATTGCGATTGGTTTGGCTATTGGCAGTAAGAAGACGCCGGACAATCAAATCAGAAGCTGGGGTCTGGCTATTTAGTTTTTATCTAATTTTATTACTAATGGTAACTACTTTCCGCAACACTTATTTTCCTTGGCAATTATCGTTTGATTTTAGTCGTCCGTTGAATGAGATTAATTTAACCTTTTTAAAGGAAACATGGAAATTGTTTTATGCCAGTAGTCAATTGGATTTTTTTTACAATTCATTAGGTAATATCTTATGCTTTATTCCATTTGGTTTTTTGGCGCCGTTTGTTTTTTCAAAGAAGCAATCTTTTTGGCGAGTTATACTAGCTGGAATTATTTTATCAGTTTTTATCGAAGGGATGCAGTTTTTATTACAGACTGGTGTTAGTGATATTGATGATGTTTTTTTTAATAGTTGTGGGGCAATAATTGGTTATCTATTTTATTGGTTAGTTAATCGCTTTCGGTCTAATTAA